Within Verrucomicrobiia bacterium, the genomic segment GGTCCCGAGCTGGTAGTCGATGCGGTAATCCTGGTCCCGGATGAGCTTCTGTCCGTTTAAGCGCACGTCCTCGGACCCTTCCAGAATATCCACCTGCCCCAGCGAAAACTCCGTCCGCCGGGCCTTGGTCGCTATTTCAAGGTAATATTTACCCAAAGCCACCCCGGCGCTGTCGGAATTGTAAATGACGGGGTTTTTCACCTTTAATACCCCAGCCGATCCCCCCACAAAATTCTTTGTGGGGTTGAAGGGGTAGCGGTCGGGAAAAATGATATGCCCCAATTCCTCCTGCACGATGGAATAGTCGTAATTTAAATCAACGATGCCATCCGGAATCGTATCTCCGGATTGATTGTTGACCTGGTCCAGCCCCAAAAGCTCGATGTAGCGCACCCCGCCGGCCCCCGGTGTTCCCTGATAGTCCTTGCGGCTTAAATCGTTCGCCTCGCTGATGTCCCCTTCATAAATCTTCGCCCCGAAGCCGTCCCGGTCCAAATTCGGCTCCCGCAAATCATACACATTTTTCCATTCGTAGTAATAGCTCGGATTCAGAGGGTTTGCCGCGTCCCGTTTGAGAAGCTTCAACACGTACCGCTGCGCGCTGAAATTGGTGGTATCCGCTCCAAGCGGCCAGTAGGCATAGCCGATAGTGTCCAGCCGACCGGTTGCCCCGCGGCGAACCTGCATCATGTAACCTATTTTGTCCGCTGCGTTCAAAGGATACTTAAAAACCACGTAAAAGGAGTCCCGGTTCAACAGATACTGGTCACGGGGGATTTGCAAAAAAAATCCCCCCACCACCGGTTCGCTTTTCGGATTGGTCAGTGTATCAAGCGTATCGAGAGGATTAAGGAAACACCTTCCGTAAGGTAACTGGTTTTGGGTTTGATTGCTGTAAAGCTCCGCCTTGAAAAATATCGGATCCCCTTCGATGGTATCCCGCCCACCGGAAGCGTCCAAGTCAAATTCATCCGTAAAAGGGGGCATTCCGCCGCCCGAATCCGGTTTGGCAATCCCCTTTTTCCCCAAATCAAAGTAGGTATAGCGCAGATAATTTTTGTCCGCAATCCGCACGGTGGTCGCCTCCGCCCCCGCCCGGAAGCTCTTCCCCTGCGAAGACCCCTTCTGCTGGCTGGCGATGGTGGTCCAGTTGAAGCCGCCTAATTTCCCCTGCGCCTTTACGCCAAAAAGCCCCTGCACCGATTGCGAAAACCCGGCGTAGCGCGTTCCCCCCAGCGAAAGCGTGGTGTTCCCCGCCTCGATGGTCTGCACCAAGTCATCCTCTTCCCCCTTGTAACGGATTTGAATCCGGTCCGACAAATCCAGCCGCTGGTTGTACTGGTTGGAGCTTTTGTCCGTCTTCATGTTTACGAAAAGCTTGGAGCCGACGTTGCCGGTGATATACATGTTGTATTCCTGCAGGGTCTGGAAGCTGGGGGTCCCCTGCCGGACGACGCCGACGTTGTTGTTCACCCCGGTGGTGTAGTTTTTGTCCAGCTTGAAAAGCACCTTGTAGTTGCCGGTCACCGAAAGCCCCGGCCCCCCCTCGCCGACCAAACTGGATATGACCTTGGGAAACTTCACCGGGATATCGACGTTCAAAAGCCCCTTCCCCCCCTTTCCAAAAGTGGAGACCGACTTGCCGACGGAGGCCCTTTTGGTATTGTTCCAGTCCGCCCGCCCGCGGAACTCGCTGCGGGACAGAGCCGCGTCCGAAAGCTCAAAAATCCGGTAATCCCCGTTCCGGTTCAGTTCATCCCGGTTGAAATAGTAACTCCGGCTGGATAAAAACTGGTTTTCATCGTCGATGTCGTGGTAGCTGCGCAAGTAATTGGGGGCCGGCAGCCAGGCCACGCTGTCCCGCCCCATGGCCAGCCCCTGCCGGGTGGAATCGCAAAAAAGCCGGCACTCGTTGCCGGAAAGCAAATCCAGTTTTAATCCTTGGGAGAAAGCAAAAGTGGGAAAAACAAAAATAGCCAAAGCCAGAATGGCTTGGGCTTTCTTGTCCCGAGCGAAGACGAGGGACCAATTTTTTCTACAACAACCGTTCTTCATTACCCGCTGCGTATTACAACGCGTTACCTATTTACCTATAGTCAGTACCTCCTTTGTTAAGAGTTATTCCAAATGCCGTTCCGCCCTTTTCCCCTCCGGACGGACCCGGCCTGTCACACCCCATAATCTACCTATGATACTGCCAAAGTCAAGCTTTTGTTGGAGTTAAATCGGTTCGGAGGGGTATTTGGGAGAGGGGGAAGTTACCCTTGTTTCCGCCCCGAGCCGTCCACGTAGCGGATTTCCTCTTCGAGGGTGATGCCGAATTCGTCGAACACCTTCTGCCGCATCAAATTGGCCAGCCGGCGAATATCTGCAAAGCGCGCTCCGCCGTAATTGACGATGATGTTGGCGTGCTTATGGTAAACACCCGCCTGCCCGATGCGCAGATTTTTGGCGCCGACTTTATCCAAAAGAATGCCGGCGGCCAATTTTCCGTACGGCTCGTCCGCCTTTTCGATGTTTTTGAAAAAGCTCCCTGCGCAGGGCCAATCGTGCGGCGGATGCTTTTCCGCCCGCAAAGTTAGAATCTCTTTCATCTTTTGCCACAACGCTTCTTTATCTCCCGGCTTGAATTTCAGCTTGACCGAAAGCAGAATATCGCCGGATTCTTTGAGATAGGAATGCCGGTAGCGGAATTTGAAATAATCGTTGCCGACCGTTTCCAAACTGTTGGCAGGAGTCAAAACGATGCCGCTTTCCAGAATTTCCCCGATGGAATAGCCAAACGCTCCGGCGTTGCCAAACACCGCTCCGCCGACCGAGCCGGGAATCCCGGCCAAGTTTTCCAGCCCGGCCCAACCTTGGTTCCCCGCTTCCTGCACCAAACTCCAGAGTGAAAGCCCCCCCTCGCAGCCGAGCGTCATATTATTTGTGTCCGCAACGAGGTCGGATGCGGTATAGCGGATTACGAGTCCGCCAAGCCCGGCGTCGTCGATGACCAGATTGCTTCCCCCCGCCATCACAAAGTACGGAACGCCAATCTCCCGCGCCGCGATGACCGCTTCGATTAATTTTTGCGTGCTGTCGGCCTCAACGTAAAGCTCCGCCGGCCCCCCCACTTTCATCGTGGTGTGCGGGTACAAAAGCTCCCCCGCTTTGGCCTGCCGCAGCCGGGCTTTCAACTCAGCGATTCCCCTGCTTACCGGTGCAACTTTAGGAGCCGTTTTAGTCAGAATAATGTTTTTCCCTTCTCTCTTTAAAGATATCGGCTGAAATCCGCCCCTCCCCTATCCGAACTTCCACTCCAGATTCTCCAGCCGTTTCACCGCAAACAGTCCGAAAAGCCAGACCAAAAAGAAGCTGACCGCGCCGTAAATTATACTCGCGGCGATAAAAGCGGCGACAAACGGCAGAAATTTTAATGCGGCGACCCCGGCTGTTAAAAGCCCGGCCCACAAAAGCCCGTACAGAAGAATGATTCCGGCCAGGGTAAACGCTCCCCCCGGCGTCACCATGTGATTCGGTTTATCCCAGTCCCAGCGGGCAAAGACGGTCCCTATCCACAGCCCGATCGCCCCGGCGGAGGACGCGATGAAAAAAGAGAGCCACAGCCCCAGAAGGAAATGCTTTACCTCAAGCGAAAAAAAGACCGTTAAGAGTATCGCGGCAACCCACAACTCCGCGAGCGTGCAAAGCGAGGCGAAGGCAAGCTTGGCCCGGATGTAGACCGGCATGGGAAGGGGGGCAACCAGAATCTGGCTCATCGAAAGCCGCTCCCAAGGAACGGCCCTAAGCCCGTTTTGCAGAGCCACGATGCCGGCAAAAAGGAGTATGAAGAACGGCATGAACCGCTCGGCTTCCGGATCCTGCCGGATGCCGGCGGAAGTCAGAAGCGGAAGGGCGACCATCATTGCAGGCATGATCAAAGCCGGGATGATTTGATTCCAATCCCGTTTGAGCGTCTGCCAGTCCTTTTTCATCACCCCCCAAAAAGGGGAGAAAAATTTCTCCGCGGTGGCGATTTTCGCCGGCGAAACAAGTTGTTTTTTGGCCTTGGGCCCAGCCGCAAGCCAGCCCCGCAAATAAACCTTCTCGGCGGAAAAAACCACCAGGCCGAAAAGCACCGCCCCGCTCCCCAAAAGAAGCAAAAAGTAAAGCCCGCTTCCCCCCTGCCCGGCCGACCACAAAAGCGCCTCCTTGGCCCAGGCGGAAGGAAAATAGTTTAACCCCCCGGCCAAAAGATTCTCTCCCGTATCCAAAAGCGGCTTCCAGTTTTCCGGCCGGCTCCAGGCTTCCCACTCCGAGGGATTGCGGAAGTGAATCTCCCCCGCAAAGAGCTGCATCCCCAAGGCGAAGGCGACCGCCAAAAGCGCCCCCGCAGCCGTCATAATTTCACGGGCCCGGTGGCGCGGCAAAATCCGCGCCAGAAAAGAGGATAAAACGAACCCAAAACAGGAACCCCAGACCAGAAGCGCGGCCAAAATCAAAACCGCGGCGAAATAAAAGTAAAACGGCGCGCCGTACCCGATGCCGTAACCGATCAGAAAGGGCAAAAAAAGAAGGGGAAGGAAGGCAAAGGAGAGCGCCAGCGATTCAACCAACTTGGCGGCAAAGACAATCCGGGCCGGGAGGGGCAGCGAAAAAAGGAACTCCAAATCGCCGGACAAAAACAAACTGAACACGGCCGAGCTGGCCGTGGAAATAAAAAAGAAAAGGAGAATGGCCGAAAAGGAAAAAAACAAAACAATCTCCGCGACCACACCCCCCCATTCCGGATGCGCGGCGAGTGCTCGGAAAAGACCGTATCCCGTGCCAAAACTGACCGCGCAAAAAACGCCGATGCCCAGGAGGGCCAAAAGGGCCAAAAACCGGTACGACCACCCCACCCGCCAGAGTGCGTTCCAAAAACACTTGAGCCGCACGGCAATCAAGGCCCAAAACATCACCCCTGCTCACCCAGAAATTTCAAAACTTCGGTCTCCTCCAGCCCGCCCGTCAGCTCCAAAAAGAGATCCTCCAAACTCTCCCCTTCTTGGCCGGTTTTCGACTTCAGCTCCTCGGCCGCTCCGAGGGCCACCAGCTCCCCTTTGTTGATGATTCCCACCCGGTCGCACATCCGCTCCGCCACTTCCAGAATGTGGGTGGAAAGAAAAATCGTGGCCCCCCGCTTGGCGTATTGGCGCAAAAGGTCTTTCAAAATCCGCGCCGAGCGGGGGTCCAGCCCGACCAATGGCTCGTCCAAAAGCAAAACTTTCGGTTCGTGCAGAAAGGCCGCGGCCAACGCCACTTTCTGCTTGGTGCCGTGGGAAAGGGATTCGATAAGCTCCCACCGTTTGTCGGCAAAGCCGAATAACTCGAGGAAATTGCCGATTCCCTGCTGGCAGGACTTGGAATCCATTCGGTACACCGCGCCGATGAATTTCAAAAACTCCTCCACTGTCAGCTTGCCGTACAGCTGCGGCTGGTCCGGCACGTAGGCCAGAATTTTTTTCGCCTCCACGGGGTTTTTGACGACGTCAACGCCGCCGACGACCACCCGCCCGGAGGAGGGGCGCAAAAGCCCGGTGATGAGTTTGATGGTGGTGGTTTTCCCCGCGCCGTTCGGCCCCAGAAAGCCGAAAATTTCGCCGGGTTTGGTTTGAAGGTTTAAATCAACGACGGCGCGAACAGAGCCGAAGTTTTTGCCGAGATGAAAGGTCTCGATCAACGGGAATCAGGCCGTCTTTTTTTCCGAAAGCCGGACGGCGATGGCCAAATCGTGCAAAGCGTCGGATAAATCGGCATCCACCTTTTTCAAAAGGCGCTGCAGATCGTAGTCGTGGATGTGGGGAATCAACTCCCGGATTTCCCGCGCCACCTTCTCCGTGGTGGCAACGATTTCTTTCAGCTTCAGCTCGGCGGACATGTTCAACTCGTCTCCAGAAAGGTAAGGGTTTTCCCCCACCGGCGCAACAAATTCTGAAAGCGGGACACCGGCTCCTTTTTCTCGAACAAAACCTCCTCCGCTTTCTTGCGCGCCCGGTGTATGAGCTCCAAATCATCCAGCCGCGCAATTTTCAAATCCGGGAAGCCGTGCTGCCGCAGTCCCAAAAATTCCCCCGGCCCCCGCAGCTCCAAATCCAGCTCGGCGATTTTGAACCCGTCCCGTTCCTTCGTCAACGCTTCCAGCCGCGCCTTGGCGGTAGCCGAAATGTTGGGCGGAGAAATCAAAATGCAGTACGATTTCTCCGCTCCCCGTCCCACCCGGCCGCGCAATTGATGCAGTTGCGCCAGCCCGAACCGCTGGGCTTCTTCCACAATCATCAAAGTGGCGTTGGGGACATCCAACCCCACTTCGACCACGCTCGTGGCCACCAGAAGCTTCAGCTTTCCGGACGAGAACCCCTCCATAACTTTTATCTTCTCGTTTCCTTTAAGCTTGCCGTGCAGAAGTCCGACTGAAAATTCGGAAAAGATTTTCATTAGGTTTTCGAATTCCGCCTTGGCTGCTTTCAAATCGGATTTTTCCGATTCCTCAATCACTGGATAAACCACGTACGCCTGACGGCCTTTGGCCAGCTCGGTTTTGACGAAATTCCAAATCTCCGGCTTTTTCTCCTCCGTCCGGTACGCCGTGGTGATGGGCGCCCGCCCCGCCGGAAGCTCTTTGATGACCGACATATCCAAATCTCCGTACGCCGTCAAGGCCAGCGAGCGGGGTATCGGCGTGGCG encodes:
- the murB gene encoding UDP-N-acetylmuramate dehydrogenase is translated as MKARLRQAKAGELLYPHTTMKVGGPAELYVEADSTQKLIEAVIAAREIGVPYFVMAGGSNLVIDDAGLGGLVIRYTASDLVADTNNMTLGCEGGLSLWSLVQEAGNQGWAGLENLAGIPGSVGGAVFGNAGAFGYSIGEILESGIVLTPANSLETVGNDYFKFRYRHSYLKESGDILLSVKLKFKPGDKEALWQKMKEILTLRAEKHPPHDWPCAGSFFKNIEKADEPYGKLAAGILLDKVGAKNLRIGQAGVYHKHANIIVNYGGARFADIRRLANLMRQKVFDEFGITLEEEIRYVDGSGRKQG
- a CDS encoding ABC transporter ATP-binding protein → MIETFHLGKNFGSVRAVVDLNLQTKPGEIFGFLGPNGAGKTTTIKLITGLLRPSSGRVVVGGVDVVKNPVEAKKILAYVPDQPQLYGKLTVEEFLKFIGAVYRMDSKSCQQGIGNFLELFGFADKRWELIESLSHGTKQKVALAAAFLHEPKVLLLDEPLVGLDPRSARILKDLLRQYAKRGATIFLSTHILEVAERMCDRVGIINKGELVALGAAEELKSKTGQEGESLEDLFLELTGGLEETEVLKFLGEQG